AAGCTGACGTCGCCGAGCGTTTATGTGCAGGTATCGCGGCCAAAACACGATGGCAACAGTCCGCTGACATTTACCGTGACCCCCCGAGAGGCAAACGACACACTGCGGCCCGAAAAGATCGGCGTGCAGGTGCATTTCAATGCGGAACTGGAACGTCTGCGCGAGGGCGGAGGTTCGACCGGTCTGCCCAGCCTGCCGGAAAGCGGCCAGACATTCACGTACACGTTTAACGACAAAATTCAGGGATTGTATGAATCCGAACGGCTCGAATTTGGTTTAAGTGTCGCCGGGGTGCCGCATGCTTTCCGCTATCGACTACGAAGTTCGGGTGTCGACCATCTCGACAGTGAACTAACACCTGCCGTGCGAACAGAACTGGAACTGGCAGATTCGAAAGTCGTCAAGCCAGTGCCAGGACAGGACGTCTTGATGGTGGGCGAAAACTGGCTGCAGGCGGAACTGAACGTGCTGCTGCACATTCATGGTGGCGAACGCGACTTTTCCGGTGGTGAACCGAATTGGGTGTTACAACTGCAGGCGGTGGACGCCGCCAACATCGGTGCTCAGCCATTTTCCATAATGAATCCCCAAAAACTCCGTCGCAAATACGACGAAACAATCCAGGCAGTCGCTTCTGAAGACGCAGCGTGGAACGTGAGTACTCACACCGCACTGTGGGGCATCCGCGGTTACAACATTTCTGCGAACCGAGGTAACAACGGAGATGGCCGCTACAACGTGATTGGCCGACTAAGCCACGCCAGCGGAGGCCAGTCGAATGAAGATTCGGCTGAGTTTGTGTTCGATGCAACAGCTCCGAAAATTGGTGCACAGGGGATTGAGTTAGTCGAATATGATTCCCGGCAGGGCTGGCCCGCCGACAAGCCACTGATCGTGCGTATTCCATTTGAAGACGCGGAATCTGGTGTGGCAGACATCAGCGCAGGGCTTATCGAAGGCGAAATGCGTCCATTAAAGGTCAGCGAATTATACAGAGCCACCGCTCAATTGAAGATTCAGCCGGACGATCCGGGTGTACCGCAATTCGGGCCAAACGACAGACGGCAACAAGCGACACTGTATATTCAGGCCGCAAACCGAGCGGGCATTAAAACTGAGGTGACGAAGAAGACAATTCTGTTCAGCCCACCCGCTGCCTCTATGGCAGCTCCGTCCGCCGAACCGGGTGCGATCGAATACAAATCAGAATCCGAAGAAACTTTGACTCTGATTCTTGAAGGCTCGAAGCTGAAGTCAAATCGCAGCAAGTCCGGAAAAGGCAAGGTAGTCTTTGAGGACGTTCCACCGGGCACGTACAAGCTTTACGGCGTACCAGGCGGCATGCTAAGTGTTACAGTCAAGCCGGGTGAGACGACGAAGCTTCCGGAGGAAGAACCGGTAAAACCGGAAGCTCCAAAGAAATAGACAAAGGCGGACACATATAACTCCCTCGACGGCTTCTCGCCTCGAACAGGCGTTCAAGATTGTACAGTGATATCTCGCTCGCCATTAACAACGCCACAAAGTCACGAACGAAGCCGCCAAAGGTACTTTGCACCTCACACAGACAAGACGAACTCAACACATCGCGAGCGAAGCGCGAAAACCTGCAGGTACGCTCACTTCGCGGAATGATAACCAGGGCTGTTGGATCAAGGACAACGGAATCGGATGAGATCAATCTTCTATAAGGTTTTGGAATGGACACGTTTGTTGTTCGGCATGATGCCGCGCTCAGGCGTGGGTAATGTGAAGGTCTATCTGATCATTCATTATTGCTTTATCGCTTTGGTGGCCATCACTTTGGCGATCTTCAGCAATGTCATTCGCGACGCCGTTCCCGGACTGCGCGGTGGCCTGAAAATGTGGGACTGGCTGGAAAGAACGTGGTGCGGCGTCGCGTTTTTGATCGTCTATGCCATCATCCGCATCGTGCTGTACCTTATGGAACTGCTGGGCATTGAAGACGATTCTGAATTCCCCGACATCGAAGCCGATTGGGAAGAAATCTTAGACGCGCTCGATCGCGAACGACTGCCGATCGACGATGTGCCGCTGTTCCTCGTCAACGGCTTCACGCCTCAACAGGAACAAAGCGCGTTCGATGCAGCATCGGAAATTGAATGGCGAGTCGTTGCGCCGCCGGTCACTCAAAAATCGGCCGTGCTTCGAGTATTCGCGAACGACGACGCGATATTTCTGTGCTGCACCGGAGTGGGCTCAACCAACCTGCAACAGGGGAAAGTTTCGAACGAACCATCGTCACGGTCATCCGCGCCGGTCGCTCATAGTGGCGTCACCGGGACTCAGGCCGCTGGCCAGTTGAAGGGCGTGGTCGATCGGGCCAAATCCGTGACCGGCACAAACCCCGCGATGGGCGCTCCGCCACCTCCACCGCCTCCTGCTGGTGCTGCTCCGGCGGGCGGTGCTCCGATGGCCCCACCTCCGCCACCGGCCCCCGTTGCCGGCACGGGCACGCAGTCAAAAGGTATCGGCGCGTTTTTCGGAACAATTGCGCCGGGTGGGCTGAAGCGAGCGATGGAGACATTCTCCGGGTTAAACCGCAGCGATGCGAAAGGCTACGGCAAGAAGCGGCTGGCTCCGCTGTCCGAACTGGAAAGCATGATCGGCATTCGACGCATCGAATTTGTGTGCCATCTAATCAATCGATCGCGAGCACCATATTGTCCGATCAACGGAATGCTGCAGGCCGTGCCGTTTTCATGGGCCGAAGAAGTAGACTACGCTCGCAAACTGGCACCTGCGATTCGAGACGACGTGGTCGCCGTTCACGAACGACTGCAGCTTCAATTTCCGGTTGTGGTTGTCGTCACGGAACTGGACGACGTACCTGGCATGCGAGAATTCATTCTGCGCGCGAACCGGCTTCAGCCAGGGCTGCGGCTGTCTCGCGCTGGCAGTAGCTTTGCAGCCGGAGCAGACGTCAGCGACAAGAACGCCGAATGGGTCATTGAACGTGGGATGCAGTGGTTTCGTGGCTGGGTGTATTCAGCGTTTTCGTACGACCTGGACAACAAAGAAAACCAAAAGCTGTTCAACATGCTGTGCGAAGTTAACCAGCGCAAGAATGCTTTGGTGACGTTGCTGCGTGAGAGCCTTTACAAAGTCGTGACACCGCGAGCTCGCCTGCAGGGCTGCTACTTTTGTGCGACAGGACAGGCGTCTACAGAACAGGCGTTCATCCGAGGCGTGCTGGACAAGTTGCCGGAATCGCAGGGCGATGTGGCGTGGACTCCGCAGTTAAAGCGATCGCAAAAGCGTTCGTCGACAATTGCCTGGGCCTGCTTTGGCGCAGCCGCGTTGTTGATGGTTCTGACCGTATTGCTGGCCCGCGGACTGACAGGCGGAGGTGCGTCATGAGCAGCCGAAATCCAGACAACTGGCGCGGTGGTCGGAAGTCGCAGCGAGCTGCCGATCGGGAGGTCGCCGCAACACCGGAATGGAAGCGAACAAAGCGCAAGACGGTCACTGGCACCGGTCGCCGTCGCAACACAAAAGTGATTCTACCGTTGCTGTTGTTAAGCGGTTTGGTTGCTCTGGGAGTTTGGCTCTACAACTTCGAACGAGAAGTCCACACGCACTTTATTGTGCTTGATTTGTTGAAGGACTCACCGCTGTTTGATGCCACGCCGTCGCCCGAGTTCCCGGATCTTTCCGAGGCGAACTCGCAGGTCGCTACGACGAC
This DNA window, taken from Fuerstiella marisgermanici, encodes the following:
- a CDS encoding type VI secretion protein IcmF/TssM N-terminal domain-containing protein, with the protein product MRSIFYKVLEWTRLLFGMMPRSGVGNVKVYLIIHYCFIALVAITLAIFSNVIRDAVPGLRGGLKMWDWLERTWCGVAFLIVYAIIRIVLYLMELLGIEDDSEFPDIEADWEEILDALDRERLPIDDVPLFLVNGFTPQQEQSAFDAASEIEWRVVAPPVTQKSAVLRVFANDDAIFLCCTGVGSTNLQQGKVSNEPSSRSSAPVAHSGVTGTQAAGQLKGVVDRAKSVTGTNPAMGAPPPPPPPAGAAPAGGAPMAPPPPPAPVAGTGTQSKGIGAFFGTIAPGGLKRAMETFSGLNRSDAKGYGKKRLAPLSELESMIGIRRIEFVCHLINRSRAPYCPINGMLQAVPFSWAEEVDYARKLAPAIRDDVVAVHERLQLQFPVVVVVTELDDVPGMREFILRANRLQPGLRLSRAGSSFAAGADVSDKNAEWVIERGMQWFRGWVYSAFSYDLDNKENQKLFNMLCEVNQRKNALVTLLRESLYKVVTPRARLQGCYFCATGQASTEQAFIRGVLDKLPESQGDVAWTPQLKRSQKRSSTIAWACFGAAALLMVLTVLLARGLTGGGAS